The following coding sequences lie in one Vitis vinifera cultivar Pinot Noir 40024 chromosome 19, ASM3070453v1 genomic window:
- the LOC132253342 gene encoding uncharacterized protein LOC132253342, translated as MLIREFYYLELYKAVLNGDWESASKLLKDDPRSFSAPIRTDDSRMLHIAVELGEARMGFVEKLVEFLPSEALALRDSDGVTALFNAARAGNIKAVKLLVNKNPSLPNICQRDNFAPLHSAVRYGHKELTLYLLSVTRDNEPPYPFSNSPGFTFGSMNVYHSK; from the exons ATGTTGATTAGAG AATTCTATTACTTGGAACTGTACAAAGCTGTGCTCAATGGTGACTGGGAAAGTGCTTCAAAATTATTGAAGGATGATCCACGATCATTCTCCGCCCCGATCAGAACAGATGATTCCCGAATGCTTCACATAGCAGTTGAGTTAGGAGAGGCCAGAATGGGTTTCGTGGAGAAGTTGGTTGAGTTTTTGCCAAGTGAGGCACTGGCTCTGCGGGATTCTGATGGCGTCACTGCCCTTTTCAACGCTGCAAGGGCTGGCAATATAAAAGCAGTCAAGTTGTTAGTGAACAAAAACCCAAGCTTGCCCAATATCTGCCAACGCGACAATTTTGCGCCTCTTCACAGCGCTGTTAGGTATGGTCATAAAGAGCTGACTTTATATTTATTAAGCGTCACCAGAGATAATGAACCTCCATATCCTTTCTCAAATTCGCCTGGATTTACATTTGGCTCTATGAATGTTTATCATTCTAAGTGA